The proteins below are encoded in one region of Eulemur rufifrons isolate Redbay chromosome 2, OSU_ERuf_1, whole genome shotgun sequence:
- the GPR135 gene encoding G-protein coupled receptor 135: MKEQRPPPPARPPASMALLGSPHPGAPSAAGAPGGTSSAATAAALSFSTVATAAAEALGNQSNASGGGSAVATGGGGLGAGGAAGSARAAGAAEAAGRPPLGPEEAPLLSHGAAVAAQALVLLFIFLLSSLGNCAVMGVIVKHRQLRTVTNAFILSLSLSDLLTALLCLPAAFLDLFTPPGGSAPAAAAGPWRGFCAASRFFSSCFGIVSTLSLALISLDRYCAIVRPPREKIGRRRALQLLAGAWLAALGFSLPWELLGAPRESPAAQSFHGCLYRTSPDPAQLGAAYSVGLVVACYLLPFLLMCFCHYHICKTVRLSDVRVGPVTTYARVLRFFSEVRTATTVLIMIVFVICCWGPYCFLVLLAATRQAQAAQPPSLLNVVAVWLTWANGAINPVIYAIRNPNISMLLGRNREEGYRTGNVDAFLPSQGPGLQARSRNRLRNRYANRLGACSRMSSSNPASGAGGDLAMWARKNPVVLFFREGPPEPVTAVAKQPKSEAGDTSL; encoded by the coding sequence ATGAAGGAgcagcggccgccgccgccggcccgcCCACCAGCGAGCATGGCCTTACTGGGCAGCCCGCACCCCGGCGCCCCCTCCGCGGCCGGCGCGCCTGGCGGGACTTCCTCCGCGGCGACCGCGGCCGCGCTGTCTTTCAGCACCGTGGCGACCGCGGCGGCCGAGGCGCTGGGGAACCAGAGCAACGCGAGCGGAGGCGGCAGCGCTGTCGCTACGGGTGGCGGCGGCCTCGGCGCGGGTGGGGCGGCGGGGTCCgcgcgggcggcgggggcggcggaggcggcggggAGGCCGCCGCTGGGGCCGGAGGAGGCGCCGCTGCTGTCGCACGGGGCGGCCGTGGCGGCCCAGGCGCTGgtcctcctcttcatcttcctgctgtctagcctgggcaactgcGCGGTGATGGGGGTGATCGTGAAGCACCGGCAGCTCCGTACCGTCACCAACGCCTTCATCCTGTCGCTGTCCCTGTCGGATCTGCTCACGGCACTGCTCTGCCTGCCCGCCGCCTTCCTGGACCTCTTCACGCCGCCCGGAGGCTCCGCGCCCGCAGCCGCTGCGGGGCCCTGGCGCGGCTTCTGCGCCGCCAGCCGCTTCTTCAGCTCGTGCTTCGGCATCGTGTCCACGCTCAGCTTGGCCCTCATCTCGCTGGACCGCTACTGCGCCATCGTGCGGCCGCCCCGGGAGAAGATCGGCCGCCGCCGCGCGCTGCAGCTGCTGGCGGGCGCCTGGCTGGCCGCGCTGGGCTTCTCCCTGCCCTGGGAGCTGCTCGGGGCGCCCCGGGAGTCCCCGGCGGCGCAGAGCTTCCACGGCTGCCTCTACCGGACCTCCCCGGACCCGGCGCAGCTGGGCGCGGCCTACAGCGTGGGGCTGGTGGTGGCCTGCTACCTGCTGCCCTTCCTGCTCATGTGCTTCTGCCACTACCACATCTGCAAGACGGTGCGACTGTCGGACGTGCGTGTGGGGCCCGTGACCACCTATGCGCGCGTGCTGCGTTTCTTCAGTGAGGTGCGAACAGCCACCACCGTGCTTATCATGATCGTCTTCGTCATCTGCTGCTGGGGACCCTACTGCTTCCTGGTACTGCTGGCTGCGACCCGGCAGGCCCAGGCCGCGCAGCCCCCCTCGCTCCTCAACGTGGTGGCTGTCTGGTTGACCTGGGCCAATGGAGCCATCAACCCTGTCATCTATGCCATCCGCAACCCCAACATTTCGATGCTCCTAGGGCGCAACCGCGAAGAGGGCTACCGGACTGGGAATGTGGACGCTTTCCTGCCCAGCCAGGGCCCGGGTCTGCAAGCCAGAAGCCGAAATCGCCTCCGAAACCGCTATGCCAACCGGCTGGGCGCCTGCAGCAGGATGTCCTCTTCCAACCCAGCCAGTGGGGCGGGAGGGGATTTGGCCATGTGGGCCCGCAAAAATCCAGTTGTACTTTTCTTTCGGGAGGGGCCACCAGAGCCTGTGACAGCAGTGGCCAAACAGCCTAAATCCGAAGCCGGGGATACCAGTCTCTGA
- the L3HYPDH gene encoding trans-3-hydroxy-L-proline dehydratase isoform X2 translates to MVDVPGHGKVVVDIAYGGAFYAFVSAEKLGLDVYSAKTRDLVDAASTVTKAVKAQFKINHPDSEDLAFLYGTIITDGKDAYSEEPTTNICVFADEQVDRSPTGSGVTARIALQYRKGLLELNQTRAFKSSATGSVFTGKAVREAKCGDFQAVIVEVSGQAHYTGTASFTVEDDDPLRDGFLLK, encoded by the exons ATGGTAGATGTTCCTGGACATGGAAAGGTGGTGGTGGACATCGCATATGGCGGAGCATTTTATGCATTTGTTAGTGCTGAAAAGTTAGGACTTGATGTTTATTCTGCAAAGACAAGGGACCTTGTAGATGCAGCGAGTACAGTAACAAAAGCAGTGAAAGCTCAG TTTAAAATTAATCATCCTGATAGTGAAGACCTTGCCTTTCTATACGGAACTATAATAACAGACGGAAAAGATGCATACAGTGAGGAACCAACCACCAACATCTGTGTGTTTGCAGATGAACAG GTTGACAGAAGTCCTACCGGTTCAGGAGTGACAGCCCGAATTGCCTTACAGTATCGCAAAGGGCTTCTAGAACTGAACCAGACCAGAGCCTTTAAAAGCAGTGCAACTGGCTCAGTATTCACAGGAAAAGCTGTGAGG GAAGCAAAATGTGGTGATTTTCAAGCTGTCATAGTGGAAGTATCAGGACAAGCACATTATACGGGCACAGCAAGCTTTACAGTAGAAGATGACGATCCACTGAGGGACGGGTTTCTTCTCAAGTGA
- the L3HYPDH gene encoding trans-3-hydroxy-L-proline dehydratase isoform X1: MQTIECALAVPRLPPHDRGTPVLSVVDMHTGGEPLRIVLAGCPDVVGATLLAKRRYMRQHLDHVRRRLMFEPRGHRDMYGAVLVASELPDAHLGVLFLHNEGYSSMCGHAVLALGRFALDFGLVPAPPAGTREARVNIHCPCGLVAAFVECEGGRSRGPVRFHSVPAFVLATDFMVDVPGHGKVVVDIAYGGAFYAFVSAEKLGLDVYSAKTRDLVDAASTVTKAVKAQFKINHPDSEDLAFLYGTIITDGKDAYSEEPTTNICVFADEQVDRSPTGSGVTARIALQYRKGLLELNQTRAFKSSATGSVFTGKAVREAKCGDFQAVIVEVSGQAHYTGTASFTVEDDDPLRDGFLLK, encoded by the exons ATGCAGACGATAGAGTGCGCGCTGGCCGTGCCCCGGCTGCCCCCGCATGACCGGGGGACGCCGGTGCTGTCGGTGGTGGACATGCACACGGGTGGTGAGCCCCTGCGCATCGTGCTGGCGGGGTGTCCGGACGTGGTCGGGGCCACCTTGCTGGCCAAGCGGCGCTACATGCGCCAGCACCTTGACCATGTGCGTCGACGGCTCATGTTCGAGCCCCGAGGGCACCGGGACATGTATGGGGCCGTCCTGGTGGCGAGCGAGCTGCCGGACGCGCACCTGGGGGTCCTGTTCCTGCACAACGAGGGCTACAGCTCCATGTGCGGCCACGCCGTGCTGGCGCTGGGCCGCTTCGCTCTGGACTTCGGACTGGTGCCGGCGCCCCCGGCCGGCACCCGCGAGGCCCGCGTCAACATCCACTGCCCGTGCGGGCTGGTGGCCGCCTTCGTGGAGTGTGAGGGCGGCCGCAGCCGTGGCCCGGTGCGCTTCCACAGCGTCCCAGCCTTCGTGCTGGCCACAG ATTTCATGGTAGATGTTCCTGGACATGGAAAGGTGGTGGTGGACATCGCATATGGCGGAGCATTTTATGCATTTGTTAGTGCTGAAAAGTTAGGACTTGATGTTTATTCTGCAAAGACAAGGGACCTTGTAGATGCAGCGAGTACAGTAACAAAAGCAGTGAAAGCTCAG TTTAAAATTAATCATCCTGATAGTGAAGACCTTGCCTTTCTATACGGAACTATAATAACAGACGGAAAAGATGCATACAGTGAGGAACCAACCACCAACATCTGTGTGTTTGCAGATGAACAG GTTGACAGAAGTCCTACCGGTTCAGGAGTGACAGCCCGAATTGCCTTACAGTATCGCAAAGGGCTTCTAGAACTGAACCAGACCAGAGCCTTTAAAAGCAGTGCAACTGGCTCAGTATTCACAGGAAAAGCTGTGAGG GAAGCAAAATGTGGTGATTTTCAAGCTGTCATAGTGGAAGTATCAGGACAAGCACATTATACGGGCACAGCAAGCTTTACAGTAGAAGATGACGATCCACTGAGGGACGGGTTTCTTCTCAAGTGA